The sequence below is a genomic window from candidate division WOR-3 bacterium.
ACCTGTTAAACCTAAAAGGGTTTTGTTCTATGAAATGACAAAAAGTGGAATAGAAAAGGGAATGAGTGAACCAATAGATATAGATATGAACAAAGTTTTTTCTCAAAGGACAAGGAGAATCTTAGATAGACTTGTAGGATATGAAATTAGCCCATTATTATGGAAGCTCATTAAAAAGGGTTTATCAGCTGGAAGGGTTCAAAGTGTTGTTCTTAGGTTAATCTGTGAGAGGGAAGAGGAGATCGAAAAATTTGTCCCAAAGGATTATTGGGTTCTTAGGGGTAGATTTATTCATCCAGAAGGAGAATTTGAAGCAATTCTTCAAAAGATTAATGGAAAAAAGGTAGAAATTTTAAGTATAGAAGAGGCAGAAAAGCTAAAAGAAAAAATAGAAAAAACAAAATTCTTTGTTAAAAAATTCATAAGAGAAGATGTAGAGCAATTTCCATTACCTCCTCTTATTACAAGCACTCTTCAGAGAAGTGCCTCCACAAGTTTTGGTTTTTCTATTAGTAAGACAATGCTAATTGCTCAGAGGTTGTATGAAGGGGTAGACCTTCCTGAAGGGACAACAGGCCTTATTACCTATATGAGAACAGATTCCTATAGGATTTCAAAAGAGGCAGAAGAGAGTATTCGGGAGTTTATTAAAAACGAATATGGAGAGGAATATTTACCTTTAAAACCCAATGTGTTTAAGTCAAAAGAGACAGCTCAAGAAGCACATGAGGCAATTAGGCCTACTGATATAAGAAGAACCCCTGAGGCTGTGAAAGCTTTTTTAACCCCTGATGAGTATAAGATCTATAAGCTAATTTGGGAGAGAGCTCTTGCGAGTCAGTTTAAACCGGCTATTTTTGATTCTAAGGTAGTTATTGTGGAAGGCTCTTCCTTTGAATTTAAAGGTTCTTCTAAAAATTTGAAATTTGAAGGTTTTTATAAAATTCTTACCCCTCCAAAAGAAGAGGAGGAAATTCCTTTGATGAAAGAAGGCGATTCGGTTGAACTTAAAACTTTAATAACCGATAAGAAAACAACAGAGCCTCCTCCAAGATATTCTGAAGCATCAATGGTAAGAGAAATGGAAAAACGAGGAATTGGTCGTCCAAGCACTTATTCCCCAATCATTTCCACACTATTTAAAAGGAATTATATAAAAAAGGTTAAAGGTTTTCTTGTCCCTCAAGAAATTGGTAGGATTGTAAACAAGATCTTGGTTAAGCATTTTGGAGATACAATAATCAATTGTGAATTTACATCAGAGATGGAAAAAACCTTAGATGAAATTGAGGATGGGGAAAAAGACTGGCGAGGTTCTATTGAAGAGTTCTATTCTTCTTTTAGGAATTATTTGGATGCCATTGAGATGAAAATTTCTGAGATTAGAGATAGTATAACTGAAGAAGTGGATAAAAAATGCCCTAAATGTGGTAAGAATTTGATTGTGAGATGGGGAAAATTTGGGA
It includes:
- the topA gene encoding type I DNA topoisomerase; this encodes MDLIIVESPTKVKTITTYLKKTKVLATMGHIKDLPKSRMGIDINDGFRPEYKIIKGKKKIIKEIVEESKKSDRVFIATDPDREGEAIAYHIAEELPVKPKRVLFYEMTKSGIEKGMSEPIDIDMNKVFSQRTRRILDRLVGYEISPLLWKLIKKGLSAGRVQSVVLRLICEREEEIEKFVPKDYWVLRGRFIHPEGEFEAILQKINGKKVEILSIEEAEKLKEKIEKTKFFVKKFIREDVEQFPLPPLITSTLQRSASTSFGFSISKTMLIAQRLYEGVDLPEGTTGLITYMRTDSYRISKEAEESIREFIKNEYGEEYLPLKPNVFKSKETAQEAHEAIRPTDIRRTPEAVKAFLTPDEYKIYKLIWERALASQFKPAIFDSKVVIVEGSSFEFKGSSKNLKFEGFYKILTPPKEEEEIPLMKEGDSVELKTLITDKKTTEPPPRYSEASMVREMEKRGIGRPSTYSPIISTLFKRNYIKKVKGFLVPQEIGRIVNKILVKHFGDTIINCEFTSEMEKTLDEIEDGEKDWRGSIEEFYSSFRNYLDAIEMKISEIRDSITEEVDKKCPKCGKNLIVRWGKFGKFLACPGYPGDCEGYREPISEEVLNEKCPKCGGEVILKEGKFGRFKACKNYPDCDWTASISTGVRCPQCENGEFLEKRSKKGRIYYPCSNENCNNILWNKPILRECSNCGAPFMVEKIKRKENYFYCIKCKNEEKSS